The stretch of DNA CGCTAGCAGGCCCATCAAGATGCGAATGGTTGTCGTCTTGCCAGCACCATTGAGTCCCAGCAACGCGGTCACTTGTCCTTCCGGCACACGGAAGTCTAGATCTCGCACAACAGGTTTGGCGCCGAAGTAGCGAGTCAAACCTTGCAATTCGATCGCAGGCACTGTTGGCGACGACCGGTCTGCTGAAGATTGCTCATGAGTTTTCACTGGGAACTCCTATCGCTGAGCGAGTTTTTGAAAGTGCTTTCTGATTTCGGAAACAATCTCATTCTCATCAAAACCAAGTGTGACGGCCTCAGCCAAGAACGGACCGATCGCTTCTTCGAGTCGTCGGTTGCGTTCTTTCCTGGTGTAGATTTCGCGGCGTTGAGCCACAAAGTACCCACGCCCCTGCTGGCTCTCGATCACGCCATCTTGAACGAGTGCGGAGTAGGCTTTGGCGACCGTATTGGGATTGACCACCAATTCCGTTGCTAGGGAACGCACACTTGGAAGGGGATCGCCCACGTCAAGGCTTCTCGCTCCAATCGATGACCGGATCTGGTCGACGATTTGGCGATAGATGGGAACCTTCCCACCGGTGATGATTTGAATCTTAAGCAAAACCAGCCTCACTACTGTACTGCGGTAAGTGGTACAGTAGGCGATCGAGGGAGCGGTGTCAAGTTTTTTTCGGTAGAGATCTTCAACGGCGTCGTTCTTGAAGTCCGAATACGACTTTTGCAGTTCATGACAGAGCGTGTTTGCGACGCTGTACGTTTGCGACGCTGTCTCTTTGCGATGCTGCACACTCGCGAGGGAAAATGACCCGAGACGTAGTGCGTCCTGTCGTCCTCGTCCATCTTCAAGCCCACCAGATTTATGGGATCGGCTTTGCCATGAAACGCGTCGGTGCTGAATCACCAACGACAAAGTTTTCGAAACCGAAGCTGGTGTACAACCCGCGTGCCTTTGGGTTGTCGTCTTGAACTTCTAAAGTCAACTTACAGCAACCTCGTGCGAGTGCAGATGCTTCCGCGCAAGCGAGCAATGCCCGGCCAATGCCTCGGCCGCGATACTCGGGGATGACCGCTAGATCGTGGACGTTTAGCAGTGGCCGAGCCTGAAAGGTTGAAAAACCAAGGAAGCAGGTCGCCGTGCCAACGATCTGTTCATCAACCGAAGCTAACAGCACTAGCGAAGCGGGATGCTCAATCAGAGCGGGCACTAAGCGATCCTTGACGTCTGCGGGTAAAGGCTGGCCACCTCCCTTGGGATCGCACGCATAGGCATCAAGTACGTCGACCAATCCGCTGGCGTGGGTCGGGTCATGCAAATTGGCTTCAAAAACAAGCAAATTCAATTGATTTCTCGGGGGAAACGAGCAAGTTGATCATGGAGTGGTGGACGATCGTAGCGACTATGGCACCAGCAGAGAGACCGGTCGTCACGGTTAGGATCACGAACTTCCTCCAATTTTGTTCCGCAAAATGCCCGCTTTGGGGGTGCGTTGGTTATCCTGGCACTGGCCGGTGGGGTGGGTGATTCCCCTGGCGATCGCCCATGTTCGACACATCAAAGTCACTCCAAGGGAACCACGTCATGTTTCGACGTCGCCAACCGCCCCGCCCCAACCCGTCTCGCCGCCGCTTGTCGCTGGAACCGCTAGAGCGAAGACGGATGCTAGCCGTTGATTTTGAGTTGCTTGGCGACATCAATGCGGTACTTAAGATGGAGAGTTCGAGCCCGCAGCATTTTACGGAAGTGGGATCGACACTCTATTTTACGGCCGAGACTTCTCGCTATGGGCGCGAGCTGTGGAAAACGGACGGGACCGCGTCGGGGACCATTTTGGTTCACGACATCAATGCTGGAATCTACAGTTCCGGTCCCTACAATCTTACTAACGTCGCTGGCACGCTGTACTTCAGAGCGTACGACGGAGTCAATGGAACGGAACTCTGGGCTAGCGATGGGACTGCGGCAGGCACCACGGTGGTCAAAGACATTCTTGGTGGAAGCGGTAGTTCGTTTCCGTCGAATCTGACGAACGTCGATGGCACTCTGTTCTTCACGGCGAATGACGGCACTAACGGTATCGAATTGTGGACCAGCGATGGGACTGCGACAGGCACGACAATGCTCGACGACATTCGCGCCGGAATCGCTAGCGCTTCACCCGCCAGCCTGATCAATTTCGGTGGTACGTTGTTTTTCTCTGCAAACGACGGAGTCAACGGAATTGAACTATGGACTAGCGATGGAACCGCTGCTGGCACAAGCATCGTCAGCGACATTCGCCCAGGAATTTCTGGGGCTTATCCCACAAACCCAACTGAGTTCAACGGTTCGCTCTTCTTCGCTGCCAGTGACGGAGTCAACGGAAATGAACTATGGACAAGCGACGGAACGGCATCGGGCACGACCTTGGTCAGTGACATTCGCTTGGGGATTGCTGGCGCCTACCCCTCGTATCTAACAAACGTCGGTGGCACGTTGTATTTCCGCGCCAATGACGGCACCACGGGAACTGAATTGTGGACGAGTGACGGGACTGCCACCGGCACGACGCTGGTGAGCAACATCAATAGCGGAAGTTCTAGCTCCGACCCGAAGCAGTTGACCAACGTCGATGGCACGCTGTACTTTCGCGCCAATGATGGCAGCAATGGTCTTGAATTGTGGACCAGCGATGGCACCTCGGTTGGCACGACTCTAGTCAGCGATATTCGGACAGGCGTCAACGGCTCTTCGCCCTCGTACCTTACAGATATCGGTGGCGTTCTGTACTTCAGAGCCTACGACGGAATCAACGGAAACCAGCTGTGGACAAGTGACGGGACCGCCGCTGGCACAATCATGGTTAGCAATATCTCCAATGGAGTCACTGGCTCGTCGTCGTTGCGTTTAACCGGCTTTGCTGGCGCAATTTACTTCAGTGCCAATGACGGTACCTATGGGGACGAACTGTGGACAACTGACGGGACCGCCGCTGGCACGGCGTTGGTCAAAGACATTCACGTTGAAAGTCTTGGTTCCAATCCCAACAAACTTACCAACGTCGGTGGCACGTTGCACTTTCTTGCCAATGATGGCGTCCATGGAAACGAACTGTGGGCCAGCGATGGGACGGCAGGTGGCACTGGTTTGGTCAGCGACATTCTGGCCGGAAGTTCCAGTTCATCTCCCTCTAGTTTAAGCAACGTCGGCGGCAATCTATTTTTCGCTCCCAATGACGGCGTCCATGGAAACGAGCTGTGGACCAGCGATGGGACGGCAGTCGGCACATCTTTGGTCAGCGACATTTTCCCAGGTAGCTCCGGTTCAAATCCATCGAGATTTACCGACGCCGGTGGCACGGTTTACTTTAGCGCGAATAATGGCACCAACGGTACTGAATTGTGGACCAGCGACGGGACAGCGGCTGGAACGACCTTGGTCAGCGATATTCACCCTGGAAGCCTCGGATCAAATCCGCAATCTCTCATAGGCCTGGGTGGCACCCTATTCTTCGTAGCCAACGACGGCACCAATGGATTTGAACTATGGACCAGTGATGGGACCGCTGCGGGAACTTCTATGGTTGTCGATTTAAGAGCCGGAAGCAGCGGTTCAGGAGTGAGCAACCTAGTTGAAATGAATGGCTCACTTTTCTTCAGCGCCACCGATGGCGTGAGCGGAACTGAACTGTGGACAAGTGATGGCACCGCTGCGGGAACCTATCTAGTCAGCGATATCAATGCCGGCAATAACGGTTCGTCGCCATTCAATCTGACGAACGTCGATGGTGCCCTTTTCTTTACAGCATACGATGGTGTTAACGGAGTTGAATTGTGGACCAGCGATGGGACTTCCGCTGGCACGACTTTGGTGAGCGACATTTTCGCTGGGCCGAGTAGTTCCGGCACCAGCAACCTGACCGAAGTCGATGGCACGCTTTTCTTCACCGCCACTGACGGGACTCACGGAACCGAGCTATGGACGAGCGATGGGACCGCTGCTGGCACAACCCTAGTCAGCGACATTCGCGTTGGAAGTTCCAGCTCAACTCCTTCGGTTCTCAACAACGTCGGCGGAGTCTTGTATTTCAAAGCTTTGGATGACGAATTTGGCAGCGGCCTGTGGCGAGTGGACGAGAGCGATCAAACCGTTGAACGACTGGTTGACTCCAACAATGACTTCCCACAAATTTCGTCGATCCTAGGCATTGGCAATGAGCTGTTCGTCGTCGGAAGCAGCCCAGAATTTGGGACAGAGCTATACTTTCTTGCTGAATCGGATGACGACGATCAGATCGGCGAAGCCTCATCGTTGTCCATCGGAACCACCCCCGGCGAACTTGAAACGCTACTAGGTGGGGAGGCAGATGTCGACATATATGGCTTTTTCGCCGACGCGGACGATGTCTTTGTCATCGACATCGATAGCCCCGTTGGAAATCTCGATTCGTTGCTGAAAGTATTTAATGCTTCAGGAAGCGAATTGGCGTCGAGCGATAATGATGTGGGGCCAAGCCCAGAGTATTCCAGCAGCGAAGCTTACTTGAAGTTTACTGCTCCAGCGAGCGGTACGTTCTACGTCGCTGTCACGCGGTCTAGCAACTTGAGTTTCGATGCCAGTAGTGGCTCCGGTGACGAATTTCAAAGCGTGTCGACAAACGATGCTTACGACTTAATCTTTGAACAATGGTCGCCTTCGGCGGAGGATGACTTCGTCGCGACCACCGAGAGCACTTCCTCTGTGATCTCTGTTCTTGGCAACGACACACCCACGGGTGAAGTCACGATTATTGAGCGCAATAGCGCAGCCAATGGCTCCGTCACCAACAACGGCGATGGCACATTGACGTACACTCCCGATCTTGGGTTCACGGGCACGGACACGTTCGACTACACGATCGCGCTTCGGGATGTGGAACTGGTCAATCCTGTTGCTGACAGCGGTGATCGGTTGGGTTACTCGGTCGACGTTGACGGCGACTTTGCGGTTGTCGGTGCTTACTTGGATGACCCCGGCGGGTTGACCAACGCGGGGTCCGCGTTCATCTACGAACGAATTGGCGCGACTGCGTGGACAATGGTGGCTCAGCTCAATGGTGATCTCGACCCGAGTGATGCGCAGTCCAACTTCGGCTTCAGTGTTGCCATCGATGGCGACACTGTGGTGGTGGGTGCTCAGTACGACCGCGACCTTGGTTTTCAAGCGGGTGCGGCTTATGTCTTTGATCGAAACGAAGGTGGGCTCAATCAATGGGGCAGGGTGGCAAAGCTGTCAGGCAATGACACCGTCAAGCGAGACTTGTTTGGACGGTCCGTAGATATCTCGGGCGACACAGTGGTGGTCGGTGCAAGTGTTGCCGATCCGTTGGGCGCTTCCTCCGGTGCGGCTTACGTGTTTGATCGCAACTCTGGTGGCGCGGGCGCATGGGGGCAAACCAAGAAATTGCTCGGCAGTACGCAATCGGCGGGTGATCGCTTCGGTCAATCGGTTTCGATCGACGCGGATCTGATCGCCGTAGGCGCTTTCCGGCACGATGGCGTGGGTAACGACAGCGGCGCTGTCTACGTTTACTCACGCGATCAGGGTGGTGTCGACAACTGGGGTGAAGTCAAAGCGATCGAGGCATCCGATGCCGCGGCGGCGGACCAGTTTGGTTACAGCGTTTCTCTCGATGGCACGTCGCTCGCGATCGGTTCACCACTGGACGATGAAGCGGGCGTGAACCAACTGGGCTCGGTTTATGTGTACTCGCAAGACGAAGGTGGCACTGGTAACTGGGGCCAAGTCACCAAGCTGACCGCCGACGATGTCGAAGCGGGTGACCGATTCGGAACCTCCGTCGCTCTCGCGGCCGATCGCATCGTCGCCGGATCACCCTGGGCCGACGACGGAGGCAACCGCTCCGGCCGCGCGTACGCATTCGAGAACATCGCTGGGACCTGGACTCAAACGAGAGTCCTGACCAACGACGAAGTCACCACCGCCGATCAGTACGGCATCGCAGTTGCCGTTGACGGCGACGTTGCCGTGATCGGTTCATGGCTGGACAATCGCCCGGATAACAACTCCGGAGGAGCGTATGCCTTCGATTTGCAGACCGACACCGCGACGGTGTCCGTGACGGTTGGTCCAGCGAGTTCTGAAATAGCGTTGCGTTTTGACGTGCAAGAAGACAGCGACGACGCCGAAAATTCGCGAGATGTTCGCCCTGAGACGATCCAGCAAGCAAAGGCGTTTATTCTTGCCGACTCTTCAAAGAGGATGTCCGTTCGCGAAACGCTGTTCACGTCTGACTTCGATATGAGCGATGACGAAACACTTGACGATTTGTTGCTGGAACTGGCGGTGGCAACCATCGATTCCCGACTCGCTTAAAGCGGATCCACGCTCCTAGCTAAAGACAGAATGAATGTTCAGGTGTGTTTCTCGTCACTCCGGTTCTTTTCAAGTCGTTACTACGACGTGATTCGACTGTGGCGGGTCTGAGATTCCTTAGATGCCATTGAGGTTTGGAATTGCAAACAGCGATCGTCACAGACATGGCCAACTCTTGATAAACTGACGGTTTCTAGCGTTTCTGTTATTGAAGAGAGATCCATGCGTCGAAGAAAAAAGACTTCCCGTTTGCAACGCAAGGCACGCCGAAAGTCAGCGACCTTGGGACTTCATGGTATCGAGCCACTTGAGCCGCGCAATCTTCTCGCGGTCGACTTTGAATTGCTTGGCGACCTGAATCCCACGCTAAGCGATCAAGGTTCCGATCCTCAATCGTTCGTGCAAGTCGGATCGCTCACATTCTTTTCTGCCAACTCGGCAGCGACAGGTACCGAGTTGTGGCGTACTGATGGCACCACCGCCGGTACCAGCGTGATCGACATTCGAGAAGGCTTCGGCAGCTCGTTTCCTGATGAACTGATCAATGTCGGAGGCACACTGTTTTTTTCAGCGCAGGACGAAGGTGGCAATACGGAGCTTTGGAAGTCAGACGGAACCGTTTCGGGGACTGTTCAAGTGAAGAACATTTTCCCAGCTCCCAGCGTCTATGAACGTAATTCATCACCGAGTCATTTAACGAATGTCAACGGAACTTTGTTCTTTTCGGCGAATGATGGAGTGAGCGGGTATGAGCTCTGGAAGAGCGACGGTACGGAGGCGGGAACGACGCGCGTCGCCGATATTGCGCCTGGCCTGCTGAGATCTAGTCCCGAGTCACTCGTCAACGTTGATGGCACCTTGTTCTTTACGGCCAACGATGGCACCAGCGGCCTAGAGCTCTGGAAAAGCGATGGTACCGAACTGGGAACGACTCGGGTTGACGACATCGAGGTGGGGACTTCGTCATCTTTCCCCAGGGAACTAACCAACGTTGACGGCACGCTTGTTTTTACCGCTTATCAGTCCACTCATGGCCGAGAGTTGTGGAAGAGCGACGGCACGACGGCCGGGACGGAACGGATCGCGGATATCGCACCGGGCAGCGGTGGTGCATTCCCGACTTCGTTAACGAATGTTGGAGGCACGGTCTACTTTCAAGCCAACGATTTCATCAACGGAGCTGAGCTGTGGAAGAGCGACGGTACCGCTGCGGGGACAGTACTGGTCAAAGACATTCGTACCGGTACTAGCGGTTCCAATTTAAACTCAATCACCAATGTTGGTGGAACGGTGTTCTTTCAGGCAACGGATGGTGTCACCGGAGCCGAGCTGTGGAGCAGTGACGGAACGGATGCGGGAACGACGATTGTCAGCGACATATTCGCGGGAAGCTCTTCATCCTATGCGTATCGACTGACGAACGTAGGTGGAACTCTTTTCTTCGCCGCGCGCGATGGCGCCAATGGCACTGAGCTTTGGAAGAGCGATGGCACTTCGGCTGGCACCACCTTGGTCAATGACATCAACTCTGGTGCAAACGGATCAAACCCAAATCACATCACTGGAATCGGGACGACGCTCTACTTTTCTGCCGATAATGGCGGCAGTGGGGTGGAGCCCTGGACGAGCGATGGGACGTCCGTGGGCACCTCCTTGCTGAAGGATATTCGCGTCGGCAGCGCGGGGTCTAATCCCTATGGGTTAACCGACGTCAGCGGCGAGTTGTTCTTTACGGCTAATGATGGAGCAGCGGGCAACGAGTTGTGGAAGACTGACGGAACCGCGGCGGGAACAAATCTCGTGCTGGATCTTCAGCCCGGTCCATATGGAGCGTTCCCTTACTACCTCACAAACGTCAGTGGCACACTGTTCTTTACGACAGGCAGTGGGCCCAATACCGGAGAAATTTGGTCGAGTGACGGGACGAGTGCGGGCACTAGCCTCGTCGCAGACATCTACCCCGGTGGCTACACCGGCTCATATCCCTACTATCTGACGAACGTTAACGGAACGCTCTTCTTTACCGCCGATGACGGGGGATACGAAGGACGCGAGCTGTGGAAGACGGATGGCACAGGTGCTGGCACGCTGATGGTGGCCGACATCAACCAACAGTACTACGAGAGTTCCTATCCCTATGGGCTGACGAACGTTGGCGGGATTCTCTACTTTCAAGCGAACGACGGCGGTGCATACGAATACCAGCTCTTTCGCAGCGATGGTACAGCAGCGGGAACATACGCGCTTGTTCCGTCTACGACCATGAGTGACCCTGCCAACTTCACTGACGTCAATGGAACCGTCTTTTTCTCGGCCACCGGCGCGGACGGTCGTGAGCTTTGGAAGACCGACGGGACCGCGGCCGGAACGGTTCTTGTCAAAGACATCTATTCGGGTGCAGCCAGCTCTTCGCCCCGTCAGTTGACCAATATTGACGGAACACTGTTCTTTGCCGCCAACGATGGAACACACGGGCACGAGTTGTGGAAAAGCGATGGCACGGCAGCCGGAACGGTCTTGGTGGAAGACGTTCGTGTTGGAATCGAGGAGTCTCGCATTTTCCAAATTACCGATGTGGGTGGCACAGCGTTCTTCATGGCCGATGACGGCACGAACGGGATAGAGCTTTGGAAGAGTGATGGAACTTCTACCGGCACATCTCTGGTGTCCGACATTTACGCGGGCAGTAAGAGCGCGAGACCAAACAACTTTACCGTGCACGATGGAACACTGTATTTCAGCGCTCATGATGGAACGCTTTCCAATGCGCTGTGGCGAATCAACTCGTCAACTCAGCAAGCTGAACGGTTATCAGATCCGGCGTCGAATCCACCTCAAGTGCGAGAGTTAGCATCCGCCGGTGGAGATCTCTTTGCCGTGGCAATTTCGGACGCTGTTAGTACGGAGTTGTATCGCATCAACGAGTCATTGCTTGATGCGGTGGATGATTGGTTCGTTGGTCCCGACTCGGATATTAGTTTCAATGTCTTCACCAACGACACGCCGCCAACCGGGGTGATCATCACTGCGACGACTGAGCCAAGTGATGGGACGCTTGTTGACAACGGGGACGGTTTCTTCACGTACACGCCGGATCCTGGTTTTTCCGGCACTGATACGTTTGACTACACAATCGCCTATGAACCCACTGAACTGATCAGTGGAACCGCATCAGGCGGTGACCGCTTTGGGTACTCCGTTGACGTTGACGGAGACTTTGCGGTCGTTGGATCGTTCCTGGATGATGCGGGCGGTATCACTAACTCGGGATCTGCGTTCGTCTACCAGCGACAAGGACCATCCGCTTGGACTCAGGTCGCACAACTCAATGGCGATCTTGACGCTACTGATGCGCAAGGACAGTTCGGCTGGAGTGTTGCCATTGACGGAGACACGGTCGTTGTCAGTGCTCAAAAGGATCGTGACGCCGGGTTCCAAGCAGGGGCTGCTTACGTCTTTCAGCGTAATGAGGGAGGCGCCGATAACTGGGGGCGAGTCACAAAGATCGTTGGTAGCGACACGGTTGCGCGTGACCTGTTCGGAAGGTCGATTGATGTTTCTGGGGACACGGTTGTTGTTGGCGCGAGTGTTGCGGATCCTGTGGGAGCTTCCTCGGGCGCGGCGTATGTTTTTGAACGCAACCAGGGCGGCGCTGGTAATTGGGGACAAGTCACGAAACTCACTGGTAGCGATCAGGCAGCCGGCGATCGCTTTGGGCAATCCGTAACGATCGATGGCGACCTGATTGCCGTTGGTGCGTTCCGTCACGACGGCGCGGGAACCGATTCAGGTACTGCTTATGTTTTCGAAAGAAACCAGGGTGGGGCTAACACTTGGGGAGAAATCAAAACGATCGAGGCATCCGATGCGGCGGCAAGCGATCGCTTTGGATTCAGCCTCAGTATCGATGGCTCCACGCTTGCGGTGGGCTCTCCGCTTGATGACACCGGTGGCCTCAATCAGCTGGGATCGGTTTACGTTTATTCCCAAGACGAAGGAGGCACGAACAATTGGGGGCAAGTGACGAAGCTACTTGATTCAAACGGCGCCGCAGGGGATCGGCTGGGGCTTTCGGTAGCCGTGGAAGGCAATCGAATCGTGGCTGGATCACCGCAGGCCGACGGCGGTGGAAACTCGTCGGGTCGCGCCGTGCTGTTTGAGGATGTTTCCGGAACGTGGGCACAGTCACGCGTTTTGACGAACGAAGAGGTGACAACGGCAGACGAGTACGGGATCTCGGTTGCGGTCAGTGGCAACACTGCGATTGTGGGTTCGTGGCTGGACAATCGCCCGGTCAACAATTCGGGCGGGGCGTATGCGTTTGATTTGCAGACTGATACGGCGACGGTGACCGTTAACGTCATCGCGGCGCCTTCTGAATCGCCTCTTGTTGAAAATCAATCTGAGATGATGGTGAGTGAGATGGTGAGTGTCTCGTACGAAACCGTCACTCCGTCGGTCTTGCATGAGAGTCCCGCTGGCAATTTCGCAGCACCAGGTGTTCAGACGTCGGTTCGCGATCAAGTGTTTATCGAAGTCGTTGATGGCGATGATGCTGATGACCTTGAAACTTCCATTGCCAATATCGCTGAGGCTCGATTGAGAGCGGAGTTGGTGTAGCGATTGCCAGAGTTTCCTTGCGACTGCTCGATGCCTGCACTAGGCTGGTCGGTGATTC from Rubripirellula amarantea encodes:
- a CDS encoding GntR family transcriptional regulator, whose amino-acid sequence is MQHRKETASQTYSVANTLCHELQKSYSDFKNDAVEDLYRKKLDTAPSIAYCTTYRSTVVRLVLLKIQIITGGKVPIYRQIVDQIRSSIGARSLDVGDPLPSVRSLATELVVNPNTVAKAYSALVQDGVIESQQGRGYFVAQRREIYTRKERNRRLEEAIGPFLAEAVTLGFDENEIVSEIRKHFQKLAQR
- a CDS encoding GNAT family N-acetyltransferase — protein: MNLLVFEANLHDPTHASGLVDVLDAYACDPKGGGQPLPADVKDRLVPALIEHPASLVLLASVDEQIVGTATCFLGFSTFQARPLLNVHDLAVIPEYRGRGIGRALLACAEASALARGCCKLTLEVQDDNPKARGLYTSFGFENFVVGDSAPTRFMAKPIP
- a CDS encoding ELWxxDGT repeat protein — protein: MFRRRQPPRPNPSRRRLSLEPLERRRMLAVDFELLGDINAVLKMESSSPQHFTEVGSTLYFTAETSRYGRELWKTDGTASGTILVHDINAGIYSSGPYNLTNVAGTLYFRAYDGVNGTELWASDGTAAGTTVVKDILGGSGSSFPSNLTNVDGTLFFTANDGTNGIELWTSDGTATGTTMLDDIRAGIASASPASLINFGGTLFFSANDGVNGIELWTSDGTAAGTSIVSDIRPGISGAYPTNPTEFNGSLFFAASDGVNGNELWTSDGTASGTTLVSDIRLGIAGAYPSYLTNVGGTLYFRANDGTTGTELWTSDGTATGTTLVSNINSGSSSSDPKQLTNVDGTLYFRANDGSNGLELWTSDGTSVGTTLVSDIRTGVNGSSPSYLTDIGGVLYFRAYDGINGNQLWTSDGTAAGTIMVSNISNGVTGSSSLRLTGFAGAIYFSANDGTYGDELWTTDGTAAGTALVKDIHVESLGSNPNKLTNVGGTLHFLANDGVHGNELWASDGTAGGTGLVSDILAGSSSSSPSSLSNVGGNLFFAPNDGVHGNELWTSDGTAVGTSLVSDIFPGSSGSNPSRFTDAGGTVYFSANNGTNGTELWTSDGTAAGTTLVSDIHPGSLGSNPQSLIGLGGTLFFVANDGTNGFELWTSDGTAAGTSMVVDLRAGSSGSGVSNLVEMNGSLFFSATDGVSGTELWTSDGTAAGTYLVSDINAGNNGSSPFNLTNVDGALFFTAYDGVNGVELWTSDGTSAGTTLVSDIFAGPSSSGTSNLTEVDGTLFFTATDGTHGTELWTSDGTAAGTTLVSDIRVGSSSSTPSVLNNVGGVLYFKALDDEFGSGLWRVDESDQTVERLVDSNNDFPQISSILGIGNELFVVGSSPEFGTELYFLAESDDDDQIGEASSLSIGTTPGELETLLGGEADVDIYGFFADADDVFVIDIDSPVGNLDSLLKVFNASGSELASSDNDVGPSPEYSSSEAYLKFTAPASGTFYVAVTRSSNLSFDASSGSGDEFQSVSTNDAYDLIFEQWSPSAEDDFVATTESTSSVISVLGNDTPTGEVTIIERNSAANGSVTNNGDGTLTYTPDLGFTGTDTFDYTIALRDVELVNPVADSGDRLGYSVDVDGDFAVVGAYLDDPGGLTNAGSAFIYERIGATAWTMVAQLNGDLDPSDAQSNFGFSVAIDGDTVVVGAQYDRDLGFQAGAAYVFDRNEGGLNQWGRVAKLSGNDTVKRDLFGRSVDISGDTVVVGASVADPLGASSGAAYVFDRNSGGAGAWGQTKKLLGSTQSAGDRFGQSVSIDADLIAVGAFRHDGVGNDSGAVYVYSRDQGGVDNWGEVKAIEASDAAAADQFGYSVSLDGTSLAIGSPLDDEAGVNQLGSVYVYSQDEGGTGNWGQVTKLTADDVEAGDRFGTSVALAADRIVAGSPWADDGGNRSGRAYAFENIAGTWTQTRVLTNDEVTTADQYGIAVAVDGDVAVIGSWLDNRPDNNSGGAYAFDLQTDTATVSVTVGPASSEIALRFDVQEDSDDAENSRDVRPETIQQAKAFILADSSKRMSVRETLFTSDFDMSDDETLDDLLLELAVATIDSRLA
- a CDS encoding ELWxxDGT repeat protein, giving the protein MRRRKKTSRLQRKARRKSATLGLHGIEPLEPRNLLAVDFELLGDLNPTLSDQGSDPQSFVQVGSLTFFSANSAATGTELWRTDGTTAGTSVIDIREGFGSSFPDELINVGGTLFFSAQDEGGNTELWKSDGTVSGTVQVKNIFPAPSVYERNSSPSHLTNVNGTLFFSANDGVSGYELWKSDGTEAGTTRVADIAPGLLRSSPESLVNVDGTLFFTANDGTSGLELWKSDGTELGTTRVDDIEVGTSSSFPRELTNVDGTLVFTAYQSTHGRELWKSDGTTAGTERIADIAPGSGGAFPTSLTNVGGTVYFQANDFINGAELWKSDGTAAGTVLVKDIRTGTSGSNLNSITNVGGTVFFQATDGVTGAELWSSDGTDAGTTIVSDIFAGSSSSYAYRLTNVGGTLFFAARDGANGTELWKSDGTSAGTTLVNDINSGANGSNPNHITGIGTTLYFSADNGGSGVEPWTSDGTSVGTSLLKDIRVGSAGSNPYGLTDVSGELFFTANDGAAGNELWKTDGTAAGTNLVLDLQPGPYGAFPYYLTNVSGTLFFTTGSGPNTGEIWSSDGTSAGTSLVADIYPGGYTGSYPYYLTNVNGTLFFTADDGGYEGRELWKTDGTGAGTLMVADINQQYYESSYPYGLTNVGGILYFQANDGGAYEYQLFRSDGTAAGTYALVPSTTMSDPANFTDVNGTVFFSATGADGRELWKTDGTAAGTVLVKDIYSGAASSSPRQLTNIDGTLFFAANDGTHGHELWKSDGTAAGTVLVEDVRVGIEESRIFQITDVGGTAFFMADDGTNGIELWKSDGTSTGTSLVSDIYAGSKSARPNNFTVHDGTLYFSAHDGTLSNALWRINSSTQQAERLSDPASNPPQVRELASAGGDLFAVAISDAVSTELYRINESLLDAVDDWFVGPDSDISFNVFTNDTPPTGVIITATTEPSDGTLVDNGDGFFTYTPDPGFSGTDTFDYTIAYEPTELISGTASGGDRFGYSVDVDGDFAVVGSFLDDAGGITNSGSAFVYQRQGPSAWTQVAQLNGDLDATDAQGQFGWSVAIDGDTVVVSAQKDRDAGFQAGAAYVFQRNEGGADNWGRVTKIVGSDTVARDLFGRSIDVSGDTVVVGASVADPVGASSGAAYVFERNQGGAGNWGQVTKLTGSDQAAGDRFGQSVTIDGDLIAVGAFRHDGAGTDSGTAYVFERNQGGANTWGEIKTIEASDAAASDRFGFSLSIDGSTLAVGSPLDDTGGLNQLGSVYVYSQDEGGTNNWGQVTKLLDSNGAAGDRLGLSVAVEGNRIVAGSPQADGGGNSSGRAVLFEDVSGTWAQSRVLTNEEVTTADEYGISVAVSGNTAIVGSWLDNRPVNNSGGAYAFDLQTDTATVTVNVIAAPSESPLVENQSEMMVSEMVSVSYETVTPSVLHESPAGNFAAPGVQTSVRDQVFIEVVDGDDADDLETSIANIAEARLRAELV